The following are from one region of the Nocardia terpenica genome:
- a CDS encoding uroporphyrinogen-III synthase, translated as MTETEPAGVLDGFTVGITAARRADELATLLSRRGATILAAPAIRIIPLADDTELARVTRELIADPPRVTVATTGIGFRGWMEAAEGWGLAEDLRATLDSTRLLARGPKAKGAIRAAELREEWSPASESSAEVLDHLLAEGVEGMRIAVQLHGATTEWEPVPDFCEVLRCAGADVVPVPVYRWLPPEDSAPMDRLIEAVITSALDCVTFTSAPAVASMLMRAKETGLLEGVLHAFRTRVVAACVGPITAAPLEELGVSTTMPARARLGALARHVAEELPRRANRIHAAGHMLSVRGSCVVVDGRVCQLAPAPMALMRALARQPGRVVSREALLSALPGGGDDTHAVETGIARLRAALGTPKVIQTVVKRGYRLAMDPAECIDNNPRPPIGPEESTRPPRPAPMAGVW; from the coding sequence ATGACCGAGACCGAGCCGGCCGGGGTGCTGGACGGCTTCACGGTCGGCATCACCGCCGCCCGCCGCGCCGACGAACTGGCCACTCTGCTGAGCCGTCGCGGCGCGACAATCCTTGCCGCCCCGGCCATTCGGATCATCCCGCTGGCCGACGACACCGAATTGGCGCGTGTCACCCGGGAATTGATCGCCGACCCGCCGCGGGTCACCGTCGCCACCACCGGCATCGGCTTCCGCGGCTGGATGGAGGCGGCGGAGGGCTGGGGCCTGGCCGAGGATCTGCGGGCGACGCTGGACTCGACCCGGCTGCTGGCCCGCGGCCCGAAGGCCAAGGGCGCCATCCGCGCCGCCGAACTGCGCGAGGAGTGGTCGCCCGCCTCGGAGTCCTCGGCCGAGGTGCTCGATCATCTGCTGGCCGAGGGCGTGGAGGGCATGCGGATCGCGGTGCAGCTGCACGGCGCCACCACCGAGTGGGAGCCGGTCCCCGACTTCTGCGAGGTATTGCGCTGCGCCGGAGCCGATGTCGTGCCGGTTCCGGTGTATCGCTGGCTGCCACCGGAGGATTCGGCGCCGATGGATCGGCTGATCGAGGCCGTCATCACCTCCGCGCTGGACTGCGTGACCTTCACCAGCGCGCCCGCGGTGGCGTCGATGCTCATGCGCGCCAAGGAAACCGGCCTGCTGGAGGGGGTGCTGCACGCCTTTCGCACCCGGGTGGTGGCGGCCTGCGTCGGTCCCATCACCGCCGCGCCGCTGGAGGAGCTCGGGGTGTCGACCACCATGCCCGCGCGGGCGCGGCTCGGTGCCCTGGCCCGGCACGTCGCCGAGGAACTTCCCCGGCGCGCCAACCGGATTCACGCCGCCGGGCACATGCTGAGCGTGCGCGGATCCTGCGTGGTGGTCGACGGCCGCGTCTGCCAGCTGGCGCCCGCCCCCATGGCGCTGATGCGCGCCCTGGCCCGCCAGCCCGGCCGCGTCGTCTCCCGCGAGGCCCTGCTGTCCGCGCTGCCCGGTGGCGGCGACGACACCCACGCCGTGGAAACCGGCATCGCCCGCCTGCGCGCCGCCCTCGGCACCCCGAAGGTCATCCAAACCGTGGTCAAACGCGGCTACCGCCTGGCCATGGACCCCGCCGAATGCATCGACAACAACCCCCGCCCGCCGATCGGCCCCGAGGAGTCCACCCGCCCGCCCCGCCCCGCCCCCATGGCGGGCGTGTGGTGA
- the nirD gene encoding nitrite reductase small subunit NirD, whose translation MTVIDRPGIAQVSSTGWTSACPMDYLIPGRGVAVLLDSGRQAALFLLPDGTLYAVGNIDPFGLAAVMSRGIVGDRAGVPTVASPLLKQTFSLLDGHCFDDAGVRLPVYGVRVVEGIVLVSDEPIRTAAARS comes from the coding sequence ATGACCGTGATCGATCGACCCGGCATTGCCCAGGTCAGCAGCACCGGCTGGACCTCGGCCTGCCCGATGGACTATCTGATTCCCGGCCGCGGCGTGGCGGTCCTGCTGGACAGCGGTCGCCAGGCCGCGCTGTTCCTGCTGCCCGACGGGACGCTGTACGCCGTCGGCAATATCGACCCGTTCGGGCTGGCGGCGGTGATGTCGCGCGGCATCGTCGGCGATCGAGCCGGGGTGCCCACGGTGGCCTCGCCGCTGCTGAAGCAGACCTTCTCGCTGCTGGACGGGCACTGCTTCGACGACGCGGGGGTGCGGCTGCCGGTGTACGGGGTGCGGGTGGTCGAGGGCATCGTGCTGGTGTCCGACGAGCCGATCCGCACCGCCGCGGCCCGGTCATGA
- a CDS encoding sirohydrochlorin chelatase: MNPPALVLVAHGTRSARGVQMIETLSNAVAQQLSSGTGVPVHTAFVDVLGPSPAEVLRDLGDRPAVVVPAFLASGYHVYQDVPREVAESGHPAVAVTAAMGPDPLLARVLGMRLCEEGWQPGDAVVFAAAGSSDARARHDVRSAARMLGEQVGRATPVAYIATGSPRVPEVVAALRESGAARVFVASYLLAHGLFHERLRESGADGVTGPLGTHPLVVRLLVERYRRAVGALEAAA, from the coding sequence GTGAACCCGCCCGCCCTGGTCCTGGTAGCCCACGGGACCAGGAGCGCCCGCGGCGTCCAGATGATCGAGACGCTGAGTAATGCTGTCGCCCAGCAACTTTCGTCCGGAACCGGCGTACCGGTGCACACCGCCTTCGTGGACGTATTGGGCCCCTCGCCCGCAGAAGTGCTGCGCGACTTGGGAGATCGCCCCGCCGTAGTCGTCCCCGCATTCCTGGCGTCGGGCTATCACGTCTATCAGGACGTGCCGCGGGAGGTGGCCGAGAGTGGACATCCCGCGGTGGCGGTGACGGCCGCGATGGGGCCGGATCCGCTGCTGGCGCGGGTGCTGGGGATGCGATTGTGTGAGGAGGGTTGGCAGCCGGGCGATGCGGTGGTGTTCGCCGCGGCGGGGTCGTCCGACGCCCGTGCGCGCCACGATGTCCGGAGTGCGGCGCGGATGCTGGGGGAGCAGGTGGGCCGGGCGACGCCGGTCGCCTATATCGCGACCGGGTCACCGCGGGTTCCGGAAGTGGTTGCCGCGCTGCGGGAATCGGGTGCGGCGCGGGTCTTCGTCGCCTCGTATCTGCTGGCGCACGGCCTGTTTCACGAGCGTTTGCGCGAATCGGGCGCCGACGGCGTCACCGGGCCGCTCGGCACCCATCCCCTGGTGGTCCGGCTACTGGTCGAGCGGTACCGGCGGGCCGTCGGCGCGCTGGAGGCGGCGGCGTAA
- the nirB gene encoding nitrite reductase large subunit NirB, which yields MNAAARRTVVVIGHGMVGHRFVEALRARDTDGRWQVIVLGEEPRAAYDRVGLSSYVGSWDARALALPGNEYAGDDLVQLRLGVRAEALDRAARKVTASDGTVIAYDAVVLATGSYAFVPPVPGHDRPECFVYRTIEDLDGIRDAAAAAGPGAVGVVVGGGLLGLEAANALRLMGMTPHVVEFAPRLMPVQVDEGGGAILEQLVTELGLHVHTGVGTSSVEPAENGAGLRVSLSDDSVIDASLVVFSAGIRPRDELAREAGLQIGARGGVVTDLGLRTSDPDIYAVGEVAAVQGTCYGLVAPGYTTAEIVADRLLGGSGEFPGADLSTKLKLLGVDVASFGDAHGVTEGALSVVLHDAAKGTYAKLVVSDDAQTLLGGILVGDAAQYAALRPLVGSALPAEPAALISPAGAELGADALPDEAQICSCNNVSKGAICGAIAAGACDIAGIKNATAAGTSCGGCVPMLKKLLEQSGVELSTALCEHFPQSRQELFHIVQSTGIRRFSELIARHGTGMGCDICKPAVASILASTSSDHILDGEQAALQDTNDHFLANLQKNGTYSVVPRMPGGEVTPEQLIEIGRIAQDFGLYVKVTGGQRIDLFGARVEQLPRIWQRLVDVGMESGHAYGKALRTVKSCVGSTWCRYGQQDSVAMAVLLEKRYRGLRSPHKLKLAVSGCARECAEARGKDVGVIATEQGWNLYVGGNGGLSPKHAVLLAGDLDDETLIRYIDRYLMFYIRTADRLQRTAPWQESLEGGIEYVRRVVCEDSLGIAAELEAAMARHVAGYRDEWAAVLDDPAKLSRFVSFVNAPEQTDPTISFDDSGERKVPVLLGMPEIPVTSTPGK from the coding sequence GTGAATGCCGCTGCGCGCAGGACCGTGGTCGTGATCGGCCACGGCATGGTCGGTCATCGGTTCGTCGAGGCGCTGCGGGCGCGCGACACCGACGGCCGCTGGCAGGTGATCGTGCTGGGCGAGGAGCCGCGGGCCGCCTACGACCGCGTCGGGCTGTCGTCGTATGTGGGCAGCTGGGACGCGCGGGCGCTCGCCCTGCCCGGCAACGAGTACGCGGGCGACGACCTGGTGCAGCTGCGCTTGGGCGTGCGCGCCGAGGCCCTCGACCGCGCGGCCCGCAAGGTCACCGCCTCCGACGGCACCGTGATCGCCTACGACGCGGTCGTGCTCGCGACCGGCTCGTACGCGTTCGTGCCGCCGGTGCCCGGCCACGATCGGCCGGAATGCTTCGTGTACCGCACCATCGAGGATCTCGACGGCATCCGCGACGCGGCCGCGGCGGCCGGTCCCGGCGCGGTCGGCGTGGTGGTCGGCGGCGGCCTGCTCGGGCTGGAGGCGGCGAACGCGTTGCGGCTCATGGGCATGACGCCGCACGTGGTCGAGTTCGCGCCGCGGCTGATGCCGGTGCAGGTGGACGAGGGCGGCGGCGCCATCCTGGAGCAGCTGGTCACCGAGCTGGGCCTGCACGTGCACACCGGGGTCGGCACCTCCTCGGTCGAACCGGCGGAAAACGGTGCGGGCCTCCGTGTTTCGCTGTCCGACGACTCGGTGATCGACGCCTCGCTGGTGGTGTTCTCGGCCGGTATCCGGCCGCGCGACGAACTCGCCCGGGAAGCCGGGCTCCAGATCGGCGCGCGCGGCGGCGTGGTCACCGACCTGGGCCTGCGAACCTCCGATCCCGACATCTACGCCGTCGGCGAGGTGGCCGCGGTGCAGGGCACCTGCTACGGACTGGTCGCGCCCGGCTACACCACCGCCGAGATCGTGGCGGACCGATTGCTCGGCGGCAGTGGCGAATTCCCGGGCGCGGACCTGTCGACCAAGCTGAAGCTGCTGGGCGTGGACGTCGCCAGCTTCGGCGACGCGCACGGCGTCACCGAGGGCGCGCTGTCGGTGGTGCTGCACGACGCCGCCAAGGGCACCTACGCCAAGCTCGTGGTCTCCGACGATGCCCAGACCCTGCTGGGCGGCATCCTGGTCGGCGACGCCGCGCAGTACGCCGCGCTGCGGCCGCTGGTCGGCAGCGCCCTGCCCGCCGAACCGGCGGCGCTGATCTCCCCCGCCGGGGCGGAACTCGGGGCCGACGCGCTGCCCGACGAGGCCCAGATCTGCTCCTGCAACAACGTGTCCAAGGGCGCGATCTGCGGGGCCATCGCGGCGGGCGCGTGCGACATCGCGGGCATCAAGAACGCGACCGCGGCCGGAACCTCCTGCGGCGGTTGCGTTCCCATGCTCAAGAAGCTGCTCGAGCAGTCGGGCGTGGAGCTGTCCACGGCGCTGTGCGAGCACTTCCCGCAGTCGCGTCAGGAGCTGTTCCACATCGTGCAGTCCACCGGCATCCGCCGGTTCTCCGAGCTGATCGCCCGCCACGGCACCGGAATGGGTTGCGACATCTGCAAACCCGCGGTCGCCTCCATCCTGGCCTCGACCTCGAGCGACCACATTCTCGACGGCGAGCAGGCCGCGCTGCAGGACACCAACGATCACTTCCTGGCCAATCTGCAGAAGAACGGCACCTACTCGGTGGTGCCGCGCATGCCCGGCGGCGAGGTCACGCCCGAGCAGCTCATCGAGATCGGCCGCATCGCACAGGATTTCGGGCTCTATGTGAAGGTGACCGGCGGTCAGCGCATCGACCTGTTCGGCGCCCGGGTGGAGCAGCTGCCGCGGATCTGGCAGCGGCTGGTCGACGTCGGCATGGAGTCCGGGCACGCCTACGGCAAGGCGCTGCGCACGGTGAAGAGCTGCGTCGGATCCACGTGGTGCCGCTACGGGCAACAGGATTCGGTCGCCATGGCGGTGCTGCTGGAGAAGCGGTACCGCGGGCTGCGCTCGCCGCACAAGCTGAAGCTGGCCGTCTCCGGCTGCGCCCGCGAATGCGCGGAGGCGCGCGGCAAGGACGTGGGAGTCATTGCGACCGAACAGGGTTGGAACCTCTACGTGGGCGGCAACGGCGGGCTCTCGCCCAAGCACGCGGTGCTGCTGGCCGGTGACCTCGACGATGAGACGCTGATCCGCTACATCGACCGCTACCTGATGTTCTACATCCGCACCGCGGACCGGTTGCAGCGCACCGCGCCGTGGCAGGAGTCGCTCGAGGGCGGCATCGAGTACGTGCGGCGGGTGGTGTGCGAGGACAGCCTCGGCATCGCCGCCGAACTGGAGGCCGCGATGGCCCGGCACGTGGCCGGGTACCGGGACGAGTGGGCGGCGGTGCTCGACGACCCTGCCAAGCTGTCGCGCTTCGTCTCCTTCGTCAACGCCCCCGAGCAGACCGACCCGACCATCTCCTTCGACGACAGCGGGGAGCGCAAGGTGCCGGTGCTGCTGGGGATGCCCGAGATCCCCGTCACATCCACGCCCGGGAAATAG